The DNA sequence TCAGGTAGATGGCCTCACTGGTGCTGCCCAGGAAGTTCCAGAGCGAACGGTTAAAGGCCACGTTCCCGGGTgaggctgaaactgcaattaGGTCTTAGTTTGCTGACCTGgagcttagcacaagtgactccattttgggcctttttttttttttttaacagagtgaataaatgaatagatgagtTCCTTTAAAGTACCTCTTGTGTTAGCACAAAGGAGAAAGACCTATGGGTCCTCACAGCTATGGCTGTCAAGGGCTTAGGACATTGAAGAaggagcctggcacagagaggccaagccacttgcccagggtcacacagccaagaatTGGCaggaccaggatttgaacctgggtctcCCTTCCCTGAGCCTGGGCTTTTCCCACGATGCACAGGTATTGCAAGCCCATTGTATGCCCACATCGCACGTGTATTATTCCCACCTGGAGCATGGCAGAAGATGCCACTCCAGAATGTGCCTCTTTGGCACAAGGATTgttttgagctgattattttgagaaacttcagacatgggaaaagctctgaaaatggAGTGGAAGTTAAACggagtagaagttacccttttgtaggGGAAATTTACATTTGTGAGGAAAACCCCCGTTTGTAGGGCTGTCTGCCTGCCCGCACCGGAAGAGAAGGACAGCTGTAAACCACAAGAGGATCTTCGGAGGGGGAAGCACAGACTCAAATCTACATGCCTCCTTGTTTGCAGAGCTTTTCCTGGTCACCTGCCGTAACCGGCCTCACGCCCCCCGCCATCTTTCTGTGGCTTGGGCCATCTGGAGCGTCGCTAAGCTGCTCTGGGTATCTCCCAGGGTTACAGTGGTGCGTCACCGGGTGGCAGGAACTCGTTCCAAGAGATGCGTTGTTATGCGACCATCATAGTGTGTACTTACCCAAGCCTGGATGGCGTAGCCTCCTGCCCTcctacacacccaggctctgTGGCACTGATCTTGTGGGACTACTGTTGTCTACGTGGTCAATCTTGGACCGAAACGTCCTTATGTGGCACGTGGCTGTGCTTGAGGTCTACGTGTTAAACTTCTgtttgctattttgttgttaatctgtcttttattacgggggtctcagccaagaactcagaagggtagGGGGAAGATTATAGTTCCTTCTCTCCTTATCTCGTGCTCGCCCCTCAGGACGGCCGATCCCCTCGGCTCGAGGCTctgagggagatggggagggctgggggctggctgccTGGGACTCGAACCCCAGCCTCCCTGGCTTCTGGCCGTGCGGCCTTGGCGAGCCCACCTCTCCGGCCTCAGtttgtcatctgtgaaatggggatcaCGGGTCCATCTCAGCAGGTTTTATAAAGATTGTATCTtaagtgtctgacacatagtaggtcctcagaTTTTTCCTCTTGGCATGTCTTTCTTTGctccacactctgcttcagaagTAGGTGTCCCACTCCCACCCCGCCATTCTCTGCTGGGAATGTCTCTCAAGGGTTCCATGGCCTTTCTCTGGACCACAAATTCCTGTGACAATCTGACGTCCCAACCCTCAGTCCCTgtgaatgtgacattatttggaaacatatatttatttgcagaTATAAGTAAGGATCCCGGAGTGAAATCATTCTGGATTTAGATTTAGGTGGGCCCCAAATCTAATGACAGGTGtcctcagagagagaagaggagagatgtgGAGGCGGAGAAGGCCgtgtggagatggaggcagagattggagtgacgtgGCCACCAGCCGAGGACACCTGGGGCCCCAGAGctgaaagagacaaggaagggccctcccctagagcctctggagggagtgcGGCCCTGCCCACTCCTTGGTTTTGGACTTTTGGCCTCGCGACTGTGAGAGAAGAAGCTTCCGCTGTTTTAAGTACCCtggtttgtggtcctttgttacagcgGCCCCAGGACACTAATATAGTGACACTGTGGCTTGGTCCTTGAGAAGACCCTGGTCTGGGGTACACAAAGCCACACACTGACACTCCAGCCCTGTGTGGTTACGATGGGGCCAGAGGGAGGCTCCTCAGTCTGAGAGAACCTGAGGCGAGAATAGAGAAGCCGTAATGGAAGATGGGACATGAAAGCCAGGGTTTAAGAGATAAATAGGAGCTTGCCCTGGGGGCCGTTCTTTCCAAGCAAACATGTCCACGCTTCTCTGAACCCAACTCTGGCTGAAGCTGAGACATCATCACACAACCCCCTGTAATAATAATGGCTTTTGGTTCTAAATATTGAGGTTATAGCTCTCAATCAGCCTCATCTAGTCAGTGCTGCCGTGTGCGGGGGAGAACTGAGAAGCCGAGCTTTGGAGAGATCAGATGTGCTTCCCAGATCTGCTGGGCATCCCCAGGGCTGGGCCGGGACGGGGACCCAGGCCGGCTGCAGAACGGCTGGGTGACACAGGCCTGCGCCGGCCTTGAGGGACGTTCACATGATGGATCAGCTGTTCTCTGGCCTGTGAACTCAGGGGAGACTGAAAAATaatctgcttttcctcctcttccgGATCCTCCTCCCATGACCTTGTTGGCCTCTTGTCACGAGAAACCAGCAATAAATGTGGGTGTGCAAACTTTCTAGCGTGTTGCGTGAATTTGGCAAGGGTATCTACAGCCCAGAGCAGGTGGTGAGGGAAAGCTCTGGGAGGTTTGGGGCCAAGCCAGGTGGAGGGGACAGCCTGACCCCTGGCCTCCGTGTTCTGTTTACCTCTGCCCTGGACCAGCCTCCAGGGACCGGTGGATGCTGCCAGCGAGGAATGCGGGTCCCAACCCGCTGAGCTCATTGCTGGCTGGCTGCCTGCTGCCCGCCCCACCGTTCCTCCCAGCACAGCCGCAGGGCTGGCCATGAGGTCATCGCCTAAAGATATTTCAAAGGGGAGCCAGATTGgcctggctgccagcattccAGAATTTGGTGAAGTGGAAACTGCCATGGAGCTAATGTTCCCCTTTCCTGTCCCCTGGGATCCCCCAGGCCCTCGTTAGTGTTGTGTCCCCTTGAGAAAATCCAGGATTAAACTGACCGAATTACTGGTCCTGCTCGTAAAGTGACAGGTGCCCACTCATGAGTCAGCAGCTCCATTCTTAGATGtgcacagtggaatactatacagcacaGACAAAGAGCAGACCACCCGGCAGATAACAAAGGACACAGTGACCCACGGACATGGTGTTTAGTGACAGACACTGGACAGAAAAGAGGGTGTGCTGGCTGGTTCTGTTTACATCAAGTTGGCAAACAGGCAAACTCATGCATGCTGATAGAGGGGGGCATGGCTGTTATCCAGGAGCAGGGAGAGTGATGGGGGCCCCAGGGTGCTCCTGGGGCTGGGAATTTTCTGGAACCTCATCTGGGAAGCAGTCCCACAGGCATACAATCTGTGAAATGTCATGGAACTGAACATCTAAGATTAGTGGAgttttttttactttatgtaagtcatatctcaataaaagtttaaaaataaaaaggtggaGGCTGTGGAAAACATTCCAGTGACTCCTTGAAAAGCTAAACATGGGGCCGCCcggtggcgtagaggttaagtctgtgcactccacttccatggcccggggttaactggttcgaatcctgggcgcaaaccTACGCACTGCTcctcgagccacactgaggcagcgtcccacatacaaagtagaagaagattggcacagatgtgagctcaggggcaatcttcctcaccaaacaaacaaacaaacaaacatagaatGACCGTATGACCCGGTaatcccactcctgggtgtaGCCCCAGAAGAACTGAAGACAGGTCATCCAGTCCGTGTGCATGCGTTCAAGCAGCACTGGTCACAATCgccagaaggtggaaacaacccaggtgtccatcagccgatgagaagatgaacaaaacacGGTCCAGCCACACAATGGACCAGTGCTCAGCCGTAGACAGGACTGAAGCCCTGACACACTACCTCACGGAGGGACCTTGAAAACCTCATGCTGAGTGAgaggagccagacacagagggccaCACAGTCTGCGATCCTACTTCTATGTGTGATATTGTGACTTGACAACGAGAAACATAGATTTGCTCCTTGACTGTCTTCTGGCCCCGAGCCCCCGGAAGCCTTGGAGTCCCTGTGATGAGTGTGGCAGGGCGTCTTTCTGCCGTGTTAGTAACAGGACTTCAGGAGGCCccaaggatggggctggttgccaggggaacctgTGATGAGAGGGCTCCCACCCCCGACctctgaggaggggctggagatggagttcCATTACCGATGGCCGGTGACTTACTCATGCCTGTGAAAAGAAGCCTCCCtaaaaccccaaaaggatggggttcgcAGAGCCTCCAGGTTGGTGAGCAGTGGAGGTGCCCAGAGAGAGCGCGGGCCTGGGCCTTCGCCCTTCCTCGCCCTCTGCACCCCTTCATCCGGCTGTGGATTCGTATCCTTTAATaccctttgtaataaatcagGAATCCAGGGAGTAAATGCGCCTCCTGAGTTCTGGGAGCCGCTCTTGCAAAGACACTGAACCCGAGATAGGGGTCGTGGGAGCCTCTCGTTTACAGcaggttggtcagaagcacaggtgacaacctggacttgggaTTGTCATCCGaggtggggggcagtcttgtgggactgagccctcccCTGTAGGATCGGATGCTCTCTCTGGGTAGAcggtgtcagaattgagctggattctaggacacccagctggtgtggGAGAATTGTTGTCCGGGGAAAAACCCACACACCCGCATTGGAAATCGGGTGCAGGATATGTAGCAGGGGACatccagaacagacaaatccacgGAGACAGaagcaggtcagtggttgccaggggctggtgtaggggggtcgggggtgggggtggacagCGGCTGCTCATGGcgatggggtttccttttggggtgatggaatgttctggaactacatagaggtgatggttgcacaacactgtgaatgtactaagtgCCACTGgattgttcactttaaatggtGAGTTTTCTGCAGATTTTTGTGGACCCTCCGTGTCCGTCCGTGGCAGCCACCCAGGAGACGGAGGGTGGTGAGGGGACGTGGcccccaggcctccagcctcGACGACCCGGGGAATGCAGCGTTCCCACTGGACTCCAACAAAGCCTGCCAGCTGGCGCGAGCATAAACAAGGTCCGCCACGGGCTGTCCCCTATGACTCTGTCGCCTACTCGCCCCTCTGGCCAGTGGCCTCCTTATCTCTAGACAGGGACCCGGTCTGAATGGAGGGAGGCTGGCCCAGCCTCTGAGCAGCTGCAGTTGGGTGGGACAGGGTGGTGGCGGGCGCAGCCGTGTTACTGGGCACTTGAGTGCCCGGAGTGTCCGGGGGAGCCTCTGGACCCCGGTCGCCAGGCCATAACCCCCCCGCACAGAGGCTGAGCCTGACACTCGGGGGGAGGCGGGTCTCCCACAGCCAGTGGGTGTGTGCTGGGGGTAGGGGAGGCCAGGACTGTTCCTCCAGTGGGAGCCTTGCTTGTACCTCTTGCCCGCAGGTGCCCTGTCACACTTTACACCCCCCATGACCTCCCTTGCACAGCCACCCACCTCTCTGCTGCCAGGAACCTGGAAGCACGCACAGGGGTcagtgcccagggcagggagTGCTGAGCAGTGGAGGAAGGTCTGGGTGCCCCGGGGGAAGGGTGTTCCTGGGGCACCTCCTGCCCCTCTACTATCTCGTGGCCGGACCTCACCTCAGCCCTCCCTGCCCTACACCTCAGCACCCCAATTCCCTGCCCAAGCCTTCAAGGAGTCCCCAGGCTGGGGCAGCTGGAGCCAAGCACAGGCACTCCCAGTGCTGTGGGGTcaggccagggctggaggagaggatggGGGTTGGGAACACCCAGCTGAGCCTGGAAACGTAatgtcagagaaggcttcttgcAGGAGGGGCTTTTTGAGTAGggttttgaagaatgaatagaagTTTCCCATTTAAGGACAAGTAATTGCAAAAACACCCAGTTTATCACATAGctactatgtgcctggccctGTCCTTTACACCTCATTTGACCTTCTCTCCAGGGAAAGTGTTGGCCCttgttttccagatgaagaaacggaGGTGTGATAGAGAGGAATGACTTGGCCAAGGATGTACTTTCTggcccttcctcctctgcttcctttgcTTTTCAGCATCTGCAGCCTTTGATCCTAACCAGAGAGGGGACAGAGGGAATCCCATGGGGGAAGATGGCCACCTCATAAACTCTTGCTGTGGAATTTAGCACACGGTAATAAGTCTTTTTTTGACAAAATCATTCTATTCTTCCTACCAGCCCGCCAAGCTGGGATGATGTCCCCATTTCAGGGAAgaggatactgaggctcagagaggctcccTGGGGGGAGAGGTTTCCCCACCTTCCCCAGGAGCACCCCCTCCCTCAAATCCCTCCCCGGAAAAGCAGCCCAAGACCCTGCCCAGCTGTGGTCCCTGGAGTGTTTACTTTGCACCCACGGCAGGCGGGACCAGGCAGGCGGGGGCGGACAAAGTCCGGGGGGACTATAAAGGCCAGTCCAGCAGCAGCGTCCCGTCAGTCCCGGCTCAGAGCTGAAGTAGCACAGCCATGCGCGACTTTCCGATGCTGCTCCTGTCGTGGCTGCTCTTGTGGCTGCCTCCGGGAGGCGCCCTACCTCTCACCCAGGACCACTCCCCGGCCTTCCTGGGACCCTCAGGCGGGCACTCCAGTCTCGATGTCTCTAGATTCCGGGAGTTGCGGAAACGCTACGAGCACCTGCAGGCCAGGCTGCTGTTGAACCAGACCCAGGAAGACTGGAACGCCGACCCCATCCCAGTTGATCATGTCCGGATACTCACCCCGAAGCGTGAGTGAAATCTtggaggaccccccccccccacccccgcagctCCCATCATCTAAGCAGTGGTTCTGAGTCATAGAGGCCCAGGCCTgctgctgagcctcagtttccccatctgtgagcCCAGGCAAGAACGTATCCCCTTGGGGCCGATGGGGGAGCTGGCGGCCCGTTTGCATGGGGATAAGGCGAGGCTTAGCCAACGTGATATGTTACAATGTGTCCTCGGAtcgcagatggggaaactgagccctaGAGAAAAGCCAGCGACTCTCTCGAAGGCTCACTGAGCCTGGAGAACCCAGAGACAAGGTCGGGCCCGGGGGCGGGGTCCCTGTCCTTGGATGTAGGTGGGTTGAGGTGGTGGCTTTGGGGGGATCCAGGAGGAAGgatgcaggggaggggagaaggggcgGGGACGAACGGTACGTAGCGAGTGCAGAACCTGTCCGGGCTGGTCCCGAATCTGATGCAATCGCTGTAGAAAGCACTGCTAAAGTCGCACGTGACAGGTGCcttcagggaggaagggagggaggatgtTCGCGCCctccagggaggctggggggGCGGGAGGTGGGGACAGTGGAAGAAGAGCTGGGCTgcgctgggggctgggagggggtgggggaaggggtggtAGGTGGGGGGCGGTGTTCGGCTGGAAGGGAGCGCTCTCATCCCATCCCAGTCGCGCTTGTGCTGTGAGAATCCAGGTAGACCTCTCGCCCTCTCTGAGCCTAGCGACTGCGTCGAGGGTCCTCAAACCCCATTCCCCCCAGTATTCCCCACACTTGCACCAGCCTGTGGGTCTGAGAATCCTGGGGAGCCTGGTGCCCTTCATTACTCAGCTATGGAACCCGAGAAGTACAGACTTGCAGTCCTCAGCCCCAGGCACTTAGTAGGCCTTCAGTAAAATGTTTCTGACTGTCAGAAGGAGAAGGCGGAGCCAGCGTTTGAATCTCAGCCTCTAAACACGGGCTATACATTCCCTTCTCCCTACtaagcgcctactgtgtgccaagcatggTGGTGACAAGCGGACAGAAATCCCTTCTGAGAACCTGGTGGGGAGACGAATGATACACCGGCGCATAGAGGAGGGCGGTGCCTGCGTTAGGCAGGCCGGAGGGACAGCAGCCCCGGCTGAGGCTCAGGGGAAGAGTGTGCCCGGCAGAGGAGGCAGCTTgcgcaaaggccctggggtgggatcGAGCTTCGCGTGTGGGAGGAAACGGGCACCCCCGccccggcacacagtaggcgcgTGGGTGACcgtctttcccctctctctccccacagtgCGGCTTGGGCCCGATGGCCACCTGCGCCTGCACGCCCTCCGGGCCGACCTGACCGAGGGGCTCCCTGCCGGCTCCCGCCTGCGCCAGGCCCTGCTCCGGTTGTCCCCGCAGGCGCCAGGCTCGTGGGACCTGACGCGGCAGCTGCAGCGCCAGCTCCGCCTCGGCGGCCCCGCGGCTCCCGCGCTCAGCCTGCGCCTGCCGCGGCGAGGGGGCCCGTCGCCCGAGGCGCGGCGCGCGGCACAGCCCCGGCTCGAGCTGCGCTGGCGGCCCCCCGCCGCCAGGGGGCGCCGCGGCGCGCATGCGCACGCCCGGGACGAGTGCCCGCTCGGGGAGGGGCGCTGCTGCCGCCTGCTGAGCCTGCGCGCGTCGATCGAAGACCTGGGCTGGGCCGACTGGGTGGTGGCGCCGCGCGAGCTGGACGTGCGCATGTGCGTCGGCGCCTGCCCGGGCCGGTTCCGGTCGGCGAGCAGGCACGCGGAGGCACAGGCGCGGCTGCACGGCCTGAAGCCCGCCGCCGCGCCTGCGCCGTGCTGCGTGCCCGCCGGCTACGCGCCCGTGGTGCTGCTGCACCGGGCCGCCGACGGCCGCGTGGCGCTCACGCCCTTCGACGACCTCGTGGCCGCCGGCTGCCACTGCCAGTGAGCGGCTCGGCCTCCGCTCGCGGCGCGCGCGCCGCGGACGCACCTCGGGGGCCTTGCCTGTCGAAGGGGCTCGCGGGACCCGGGTCCCCCTTCCTGACCTCCGCCGTCCACTCCCTCCTGCCCAAACGGCTGtatttatgtttgtatttattattaatttattggGGTGACCTGCCTGGGGACtgaagggctggcctggcaggGTGCGTTTATTTAAAACTCAGTCAATAAAAATGGAGCTGTCGGACCTGACCCTTGTGGTGGCCGGGATGGAGCTGGTGACCGAGGGAAGGGCCCGCCCCTCCCTGGCCTGATGCCGCAGGGCACCTGGTACCGGGGC is a window from the Equus quagga isolate Etosha38 chromosome 9, UCLA_HA_Equagga_1.0, whole genome shotgun sequence genome containing:
- the GDF15 gene encoding growth/differentiation factor 15 — translated: MRDFPMLLLSWLLLWLPPGGALPLTQDHSPAFLGPSGGHSSLDVSRFRELRKRYEHLQARLLLNQTQEDWNADPIPVDHVRILTPKLRLGPDGHLRLHALRADLTEGLPAGSRLRQALLRLSPQAPGSWDLTRQLQRQLRLGGPAAPALSLRLPRRGGPSPEARRAAQPRLELRWRPPAARGRRGAHAHARDECPLGEGRCCRLLSLRASIEDLGWADWVVAPRELDVRMCVGACPGRFRSASRHAEAQARLHGLKPAAAPAPCCVPAGYAPVVLLHRAADGRVALTPFDDLVAAGCHCQ